In Nostoc piscinale CENA21, the genomic stretch AATAAATCCGGTAGCGGTAAACTTTCACCATCTAAAGTTACTTGCATTTCTTCCATTGCTTCTAACAGCGCCGCCTGGGTTTTGGGAGGAGTGCGGTTAATTTCATCTGCTAGTAAAACTTCGGTAAAAACTGGCCCTTTTTTGAGGGTGAAACTGCGACTATTTAAGTCAAAAATATTTGTTCCGGTAATATCTGAGGGTAAAACATCTGGTGTAAGTTGAATGCGACGAAAATCACCTTGAATTAACTGCGCTAAAACTTTGACTAAAAGTGTTTTACCTGTTCCAGGTACCCCTTCTAAAATTACATGTCCACCTCCTAACAATGCTATTAGCAACTGCTGAATGAGACTCGATTGTCCAACTACAATTTGATTTAGTTTTTGTTCCAGGTTAGTTAATACAGAATGGTTTTGGCTCATAATTTTTATTTATAAAAATCGAAATTTACAAATCAAATTTTTGCATAACAACGTTATTAAAAATTACGCATAAAATTTATTTTTTAAGAATATGTGTAAGGAGGTTTAGACACCTAATTTCTTATACCCATATACCGTTTTACCATTACTCAAACCTTTGATTTATCGTCTTACTACGTACGTAAGTTCTAATTGTGCAACTACCTCTGAGAATTTTGCCTTTGATATTCAATCCTTACTTGCTTAATATCCATTTCCTGCGGATGGTCGCTAAATACGATTTTTTCTACTTGCTGTAAACCGAAACTTTCCAAATGTTGTAGTTCTGAGTCTGATAATGACCAAGGTGGCCCAGAAGGTTCTGCTTCTGTATCCCGAATACGAGTAATTAGCAAAAGCTTGCCACCTGGCTTAACCAAAGACGTAACCGCCGAAATAACAGCAGAACGCACATTTAAAGGTAAGGCTTGAATGTTACGACATTCAAACACAAAGTCAAAAGCAAGATGCCATTCTAAGGGAAGTGCAAACAAATCTGCAACTACATAGTTAACACTCGAATCAGGAAATCGTCGCTGACACCAAGATATCGCTGTAGGAGAAATATCAAAAGCTGTCACATCAAATCCCAGTTTTGCTAAAGCTTCAGCATCATCTCCCAAACCGCAACCAATAATTAAAGCTTTTTGGCCTTTCATAAATGGTTGATGATTATTTAACCATGTTTGCAAATAAGGGTGAGGAGTCAATTTTGCCCAAGGAATTTGTGTTACATCACCTTCAGCTTGGGCATACAAAATTTCAAACCATGCAGATGGCTGTTCTTTTTCTAAAGCTTCCGTAGCCAACTGTTTAACATAATTCTGTAAATTTCCTGATTGTTTTTCTGCCATAAAATTGATACTAATAGATTTTTGCCAAATCAAATATAGCAATCATAAATCATTCTAGTTTCTGACTTCTCACTCCTGAATTCTGCCGATAAAATTTGTTGTTAGTCAAAAAATATATGCCTTACGATATTACTCTATGTCCAGGAAAGAATTGCCCAATCCAAAAAAACTGCTATCGTTTTACGGCTGAAATTATAGGTCGTCAAGATTTTTTTTGTAAAACCACCTTATAGTTTTATGAATAATTGCTGTGAATATTTCATTAGTAACCTACCAGATGAATCAGCAATTCGGGTAAAAGCTTATGAAATTTGGCAGAAAATGGGATGTCCTCACGACAAAGCTTGGGAAAATTGGCTGGAGGCTGAGAAGGAACTCATGAGGAATAAGAGAAATAGGAGATAAAGTAGGACTTAAGCGCCAAGATTGTCTGTTAAAAATTGGTGGAAGGGTGTGAGGGTTTAGGGCTTTGCTGTGAGTATCAGTCGAAAAGTGTAAGGGTTTTGAAAACCTACACCCTGGTTACTGAGTGCTGTCGAAGTACACCTCCATATCCCTGTACCCTAAATATATAAGAGTCGTATCCCAGCGATCGCTTCACCTCACCTTACTCAACTACAATATATATAGACTTTGTTGCGAATTGTATAGTTAGGGATTGGCTGTCATGGCTCCCGCCGTTTTAATTCAAAATCTGCAAAAGTGCTACGGTACTGTTGAAGCCGTCAAAGACGTTTCCTTTGAGGTGGAACCAGGAGAAATCTTTGGTTTACTCGGCCCCAACGGTGCAGGTAAAACTACGACTCTGCGTGCTTTGTGTACCCTCACAACTCCCGATGCAGGCAAAATCGAAGTATCTGGTGTTTCTGTGTTGGATAACCCCAGAGTTGCAAGGCAAAAACTCGGTTATGTCGCGCAGGAAGTCGCTATCGATAAAGTGTTAACTGGACGCGAACTACTGCAATTGCAAGCGGCGCTTTATCACCTCCCTGGCGCGGTAGCAAAACAGCGAATTCAAACCGTTTTAGATTTACTGAGTTTGCAAGAGTACGCCGATAAAAAGACAGGAACTTATTCTGGCGGTTTACGTAAACGGCTAGATTTAGCAGCTGGGCTACTCCATGCACCGGATGTTTTGGTTTTAGACGAACCTACAGTTGGACTGGACATTGAAAGCCGCTTTGTTGTCTGGGAGTTTTTACGAAAGTTGCGAGCATCAGGAACTACTGTATTAATTACCAGCCATTATTTAGAAGAAATTGACGCACTAGCCGATCGCGTGGCTATTATTGACCGTGGGATTGTCATTGCCACAGGTACACCTTCACAATTAAAAGATAGGGTAGGAGGCGATCGCATTACCTTACGCATCCGGGAATTTTCCCCCGTTGAGGAAGCCGAAAAAGCCAAAAACCTCTTACAAGCTTTGCCATTCGTCCAAGAATCATCATCAACAGCGCCCAAGGTAATTCCCTCAACTTGGTAGTCACGCCCCAAAGTGATGCCTTAATTACCATCCAACAAACGCTGAATAACGCCAGCTTACCAATTTTCGGCATCGCCCAATCACGCCCCAGCCTAGATGATGTCTACCTCGCCGCCACCGGACGCACCTTAATGGATGCAGAACTAGCAGCCATTGCTAACCGCGATCCGAAAGCAGAAAAGAAGCAAAATATGAGATAGAACTGCTTCGCAGTGTCAATAGTCATTTGTCCTTTGTCATTTGTAATTACTAATAGCAATTGGCCATTGACTGACTATTGACTACTGAACTATTGACCAATGACTAATGACTAATGACAAAATATTATGAGTGTAACTCCTAAATCTGATTTAAATTGGCAGCAACTAGCTTCACCTGCGGGTGCCGCACCTAATTTTTTTGGTGAATTAGTCCAAGAGACACTGGCTTTAACTCGTCGCTTGTTTATTCAATTACAACGTCGTCCTTCCACTTTATTGGCGGGAATTGTTCAGCCTGTGATGTGGTTGGTGTTATTTGGCGCGTTATTCCAAAATGCACCGAAGGGTTTATTTGGTAGTACGACAAACTACGGTCAATTTTTAGCTGCGGGGGTAATTGTTTTTACTGCTTTTGCTGGAGCTTTGAACGCCGGATTACCTGTGATGTTTGACCGCGAATTTGGCTTTTTGAATCGTTTATTAGTCGCGCCTTTAGCATCGCGGTTTTCCATTGTCTTTGCTTCCGCCATCTTTATTATTAGCCAAAGCTTACTACAAGCAGCCGTAATTGTTGGTGCAGCAGCTTTTTTAGGTGCGGGCATACCAGATGCCGCAGGCTTGGGTGCGATCGCTCTCATCGTCTTCCTCTTAGCTTTGGGTGTAACTGCAATTTCCCTTGGTTTAGCTTTTGCCCTACCAGGACATATTGAATTAATTGCTGTAATATTCGTTACTAACCTGCCTTTATTATTTGCCAGCACCGCTTTAGCGCCGTTATCTTTCATGCCCAAGTGGTTACAAGTTGTCGCCACTCTCAACCCTCTCAGTTACGCTATTGAACCTATCCGTTATCTTTATTTGCATCAAGACTGGGGATTGAGTAGCGTTGTGATGCAAGCACCTTGGGGTGATGTTACCTTTGGCAGTGCTTTGTTAATTTTGTTGGGCTTTGCTGTTGTGGCTTTACTCAGCATTCAACCCCAACTACGCAAAACTCTTGCTTAAGATAAAAACATGGTGTCGTTGGAGCGTATTGGAGAATCTCATGCAAAAATCATTTTTATCAGTTAAAAGCTTCTTTGTAGCTACATTCGCAGGAATTGGCTGTGCTTCTTTCCTCGCAGCCCAACCCAGTTTGGCGCAGCTAAATACAATCGATACCTATCCTGGCGATAATTCTCAAGATAATACCAATCCATTTTCGCCCAATACAGGTAATTTAAATCCCCTTGATTTAATTCACCGCGCTCAATTTGGTAATTTCAACTGGAATGCTCAACAAAAAGACGAAGAATTAAATTCAGCGGTGGCTGAATTAAACAGAAAGCGGGCTGTACTCAAACAAAATGCCAATCAACCCGTAAATAGCACTACAGGACAAGCGGTTCCTGGTTTACCAGCTATCACATCTCCTAGTGTGGTTTCTCCAGTGCAGATTGTTCCACCCCAAAACTGAATCTAATTCAAAAACCTC encodes the following:
- a CDS encoding ABC transporter permease: MSVTPKSDLNWQQLASPAGAAPNFFGELVQETLALTRRLFIQLQRRPSTLLAGIVQPVMWLVLFGALFQNAPKGLFGSTTNYGQFLAAGVIVFTAFAGALNAGLPVMFDREFGFLNRLLVAPLASRFSIVFASAIFIISQSLLQAAVIVGAAAFLGAGIPDAAGLGAIALIVFLLALGVTAISLGLAFALPGHIELIAVIFVTNLPLLFASTALAPLSFMPKWLQVVATLNPLSYAIEPIRYLYLHQDWGLSSVVMQAPWGDVTFGSALLILLGFAVVALLSIQPQLRKTLA
- a CDS encoding DUF2934 domain-containing protein, which translates into the protein MNNCCEYFISNLPDESAIRVKAYEIWQKMGCPHDKAWENWLEAEKELMRNKRNRR
- a CDS encoding class I SAM-dependent methyltransferase, translating into MAEKQSGNLQNYVKQLATEALEKEQPSAWFEILYAQAEGDVTQIPWAKLTPHPYLQTWLNNHQPFMKGQKALIIGCGLGDDAEALAKLGFDVTAFDISPTAISWCQRRFPDSSVNYVVADLFALPLEWHLAFDFVFECRNIQALPLNVRSAVISAVTSLVKPGGKLLLITRIRDTEAEPSGPPWSLSDSELQHLESFGLQQVEKIVFSDHPQEMDIKQVRIEYQRQNSQR